Genomic DNA from Bacillus sp. SM2101:
CTCTTGCTATGCAAACGTCTAACATTATCGGAGTCATTTATGCAGGTAACGTTAATGCTGATTTTAATCATCCATTCTTTATTGAGGTCATGAACTCCTTTAAAAAGTCTATTGGATCATTAGGATATGATTTGCTATTTTTTTCTAATGAAAAATTTAATGGCGGTAACGAAAACTATCTAGAAAGATGTCGTCACTACCAAGTAGATGGTTGCATTGTGATTAGTGGAGAAGAAATCCAATCCTCCATATTTGATTTAGTTAAAAGTGAGATACCGTGTATTGGTGTTGATTTGCAATTAGATGGCAAACGTTCTTCTTATATTATGAGCAACAATGTGAAAGTAGGAAAAAAGGTAGTAGAGCACTTTTATTTATCGGGGTACAGAGATATAGGTTTCATAGGTGGAATGAAAAATTCACCTGTCACAGCTTATCGTTTGGAAGGATTTAAGAAAAAAATGGCTGACTTTGGGTTAGTTGAAAATGAAGACTGGGTTACCTACGGAGATTATTTTGAGGAAAGTGGCTACCAATGTATGCTGAAGATATTACAAGCGAAAACATTACCTAGAGCAATATTTGCGGCCTCTGATTTGATGGCATTTGGAGCACTAAGAGCTGTTAAAGAAAGAGGATTGCGTGTGCCAGAAGATATTGCGATTGTTGGGTGCGATGATATCGATGCATGTAAATACACTGAACCTCCATTAACATCTATTAAGCAAGACAAGAGTAAAATAGGTAAATTAGCCGCCTATATGCTAGTAGATTTAATAGAAGATCATGTCCAATCAACTAACTTAATGGTCGAACCAGAACTTGTCATTCGAAAATCTTGTGGCTCTCATTTGGCAGAACATTAATTGATGTTCTGCTTTTCCTTGGTCAGTTTCATGTGAATTCACAGTAATATAAGCTCTATCTAGCCACTTAAAAAAGCTATATGAACGAGAGAAGGACTTTTATGAAAAAAATATCATTCATTGCAATTATTATGTTTATCATTATAAGTTTCGTTTATATAAAAGATTTATTGAGCGGTGGAGGGGAGTTAATGATCTTGGATAATGGATATGCTAAAGGCATGAATATAAATAACTTAGAGATAGCTGTTGAAGCTGGCTCTACACATGGCTCAACGAAAGTGATTGCTAATGCTGAGAAAGGTAACCATTTAGTTGTAATCATTTCACAGGACAAAGTTTTAGAACGAAGTGAAGGTGAGTTCGTTCCTGCCGGGAAAATGTCCATCAATCCATATCAATCGGGTGACGATATTTCAGGTGTGGATGACAGCATTAATAAATACATAGCTGTATATGAAGCAAATAACAGGAATCAAGTTGTGAAAGCCGCATTAGTTCAGCTAAATAAGCACCAAATCACTCCTGAAAAGTGGGATTTAGTATGGGGTGATGAGTTTGATGGCGAAGACATAGATATCAGTAAATGGAACTATATTGAAGCTGGAAATGGCTTTGGTAATAACGAACTTCAGTTTTATACTTCAAGACAAAAAAATGCACGTTTGGATGGGAAGGGTAACTTAATTATTGAAGCACATATGGAAAACTATGAACAAAGGGAGTATACATCGGCCAAATTAACAACCGAAGGTAAAGGTGACTGGACATATGGCAAATTTGAAATTCGTGCTAAATTGCCAGAAGGACAAGGGATTTGGCCTGCCATTTGGATGATGCCAACC
This window encodes:
- a CDS encoding LacI family DNA-binding transcriptional regulator: MKVTIKDIAKMAGVSPATVSKIINNYKDVGEETRQKVLDIMEQTGYRPSYSARSLAMQTSNIIGVIYAGNVNADFNHPFFIEVMNSFKKSIGSLGYDLLFFSNEKFNGGNENYLERCRHYQVDGCIVISGEEIQSSIFDLVKSEIPCIGVDLQLDGKRSSYIMSNNVKVGKKVVEHFYLSGYRDIGFIGGMKNSPVTAYRLEGFKKKMADFGLVENEDWVTYGDYFEESGYQCMLKILQAKTLPRAIFAASDLMAFGALRAVKERGLRVPEDIAIVGCDDIDACKYTEPPLTSIKQDKSKIGKLAAYMLVDLIEDHVQSTNLMVEPELVIRKSCGSHLAEH
- a CDS encoding family 16 glycosylhydrolase, which produces MKKISFIAIIMFIIISFVYIKDLLSGGGELMILDNGYAKGMNINNLEIAVEAGSTHGSTKVIANAEKGNHLVVIISQDKVLERSEGEFVPAGKMSINPYQSGDDISGVDDSINKYIAVYEANNRNQVVKAALVQLNKHQITPEKWDLVWGDEFDGEDIDISKWNYIEAGNGFGNNELQFYTSRQKNARLDGKGNLIIEAHMENYEQREYTSAKLTTEGKGDWTYGKFEIRAKLPEGQGIWPAIWMMPTDYEMYGKWPSSGEIDIMELLGHKPGTVHGTIHYGVPWTHTGGFFTLPNEEKFSEDFHVFSIVWEPGEIRWYVDGILYLKQQKWFSKQSDANEKFNYPAPFNRDFYIQLNLAVGGNWPGSPDETTLFPQQFLIDYVRVYQLDGEYRQVDESLQSGY